In one Zonotrichia albicollis isolate bZonAlb1 chromosome 14, bZonAlb1.hap1, whole genome shotgun sequence genomic region, the following are encoded:
- the SLC25A14 gene encoding brain mitochondrial carrier protein 1, with product MSALNWKPFVYGGLASIVAEFGTFPVDLTKTRLQVQGQSTDARFREVRYRGMFHALFRICREEGGRALYSGIAPALLRQASYGTIKIGIYQSLKRLFVDRMEDETLLINVICGVVSGVISSALANPTDVLKIRMQAQGSLFQGGMIGSFIDIYQQEGTRGLWRGVVPTAQRAAIVVGVELPVYDITKKHLILSGLMGDTIFAHFVSSFTCGLAGAIASNPVDVVRTRMMNQRAIVGSTELYKGTLDGLVKTWKSEGFFALYKGFWPNWLRLGPWNIIFFITYEQLKRLPF from the exons ATGTCCGCGCTCAACTGGAAACCCTTCGTGTATGGCGGGCTCGCCTCCATCGTGGCCGAGTTCG GCACTTTCCCCGTGGACCTCACCAAGACGCGGCTGCAGGTGCAGGGTCAGAGCACCGACGCGCGGTTCCGCGAGGTGCGGTACCGGGGCATGTTCCACGCTCTCTTCCGCATCTGCCGCGAGGAGGGCGGACGGGCCCTGTACTCGGG GATCGCCCCGGCACTGCTGAGACAGGCGTCCTATGGCACCATCAAGATCGGCATCTACCAGAGCCTGAAGCGGCTCTTTGTGGATCGCATGGAAG ATGAAACGTTGCTCATCAATGTGATCTGTGGGGTGGTCTCGGGGGTCATCTCTTCTGCACTGGCCAATCCCACAGATGTGCTGAAG ATCCGAatgcaggctcagggcagctTGTTCCAGGGCGGGATGATCGGCAGCTTCATTGACATCTACCAGCAGGAAGGCACCCGAGGCCTCTGGAGA GGTGTTGTCCCCACGGCCCAGCGAGCGGCCATCGTGGTGGGGGTGGAGCTGCCAGTCTACGACATCACCAAGAAGCACCTGATCCTGTCAGGCCTCATGGGGGACACCATCTTTGCCCACTTTGT TTCCAGCTTCACGTGCGGGCTGGCGGGAGCCATCGCCTCCAACCCCGTGGACGTGGTGCGGACGCGGATGATGAACCAGCGCGCCATCGTGGGCAGCACCGAGCTCTACAAGGGCACCCTGGATGGCCTTGTCAAG ACGTGGAAGAGTGAGGGTTTCTTCGCACTCTACAAAGGCTTCTGGCCCAACTGGCTTCGTCTGGGTCCCTGGAACATCATT TTTTTTATCACATACGAGCAGTTGAAGCGCCTCCCCTTCTGA
- the GPR119 gene encoding glucose-dependent insulinotropic receptor, translating into MADNRVGDAPCLGRVSREATMASWALGAILTVLASLIIAANVLVAIILLCHIRKRGSKGLCFVLNLALADAMVGFTVMGLAVDELSQPFPASQQFCVLRMAFVMSSCAASILSLILVACDRHLAIRKPFHYFQLVTGWRVGLCLVGLWLFAAIIGFLPVFIPYFQRISNQWKCSFFNLFQPSYMLTMFCLGFFPALFLFLYLYCDMLKIASVHVQHIQEVEQAGLGGGCPPARATSDMKAMRTVAVLIGCFTFSWLPFFISSIVQMACPECFPYKVIENFLWLLGLGNSLLNPLLYSYWQKDVQFQLSQLAAGVKRRVLLHLGNSRCFLGRNTKAPPAVSCVELQD; encoded by the coding sequence ATGGCTGACAATCGTGTTGGGGATGCACCATGCCTGGGGCGTGTCTCACGTGAGGCGACCATGGCCAGCTGGGCCCTGGGAGCCATCCTCACCGTGCTGGCCTCGCTCATCATCGCTGCCAACGTGCTGGTGGCCATCATCCTGCTCTGCCACATCCGGAAGAGAGGCTCCAAGGGGCTCTGTTTCGTCCTCAATCTTGCCTTGGCGGATGCCATGGTTGGCTTTACAGTCATGGGCCTGGCTGTGGATGAGCTTTCCCAGCCCTTTCCTGCTTCCCAGCAGTTTTGCGTCCTGAGAATGGCTTTTGTGATGTCTTCCTGTGCTGCCTCCATCCTGTCCCTGATCCTGGTTGCATGTGACAGGCACCTGGCCATCCGGAAGCCTTTCCACTATTTCCAGCTAGTGACAGGCTGGCGGGTCGGGCTGTGCCTGGTGGGGCTCTGGCTCTTTGCTGCCATCATCGGCTTCCTCCCGGTCTTCATCCCATACTTCCAGAGGATCTCCAACCAATGGAAATGCTCCTTCTTCAACCTCTTCCAGCCTTCCTACATGCTCACCATGTTCTGCCTTGGCTTCTTCCCCGcactcttcctcttcctctacCTCTACTGTGACATGCTGAAAATCGCCTCGGTGCACGTGCAGCATATCCAGGAGGTggagcaggcggggctgggtgGCGGCTGTCCCCCAGCCCGCGCCACCAGTGACATGAAGGCCATGCGCACGGTGGCCGTGCTCATCGGGTGCTTCACCTTCTCCTGGCTGCCCTTCTTCATCTCCAGCATTGTGCAGATGGCCTGCCCTGAGTGTTTCCCCTACAAAGTCATCGAGAACTTCCtctggctgctggggctgggcaactCCCTCCTGAACCCACTGCTCTATTCCTACTGGCAGAAGGACGTGcagttccagctctcccagctggctgcaggTGTGAAAAGGAGGGTCCTGCTCCACCTGGGCAACAGCCGCTGTTTCCTGGGCAGAAACACGAAGGCTCCTCCTGCTGTGTCCTGCGTGGAGCTCCAGGACTGA